The Bradyrhizobium oligotrophicum S58 genome contains the following window.
CAAGAACTCGGACTTCCTGTCCTACGCCAACGGCAATCTGGCGAGTCAGAAGCTGATCGACCCAAAAATCCTCGGCGACAAGAACATCTACCCGGACGAGGCGACGCTGCAGAAGCTGTTCGTCATTACCGCCCGCGAGCCGTCGACCCAGCGGGTGATCAACCGGCTCTGGACGAAGGTGAAGACGGGACGGTGATCATGTCCGTCATTCCGTGATGGTGCGTAAGCACCAGACCCGGAATCTCGAGATTCCGGGTTCGATGCTGCGCATCGCCCCGGAATGACGAGAGTTGGCCGCTTAGTTGACCTCACAATTCGGTCGATGGCGATCACGCCAGCCGATGCATCGCGCAGAGCTTGTTGCCGTCGAGGTCGCGCAGATAGGCGAGGTACAGCTTGCCGGCGGAGCCTTCACGAATGCCGGGCGGGTTCTCGCAAGTGGTGCCGCCGGCTTCGAGCCCCGCCGCATGCCAGGCGTCGGCCTGTTCGGGTGAGCTGCAGGCAAAACCGATGGTGCCGCCATTGGCCGGGGTCGCCGCCTCGCCGTTGATCGGCTTCGACACCGAGAAAATGCCGGTCGGGGTGATGTAGAAGATACGGTGGCCGTCGACCCTGGCGGGGCGCACGCCCAGCGTCCCCAGCAGCTTGTCGTAGAAGACCTTCGCCTTGTCGAGGTCGTTGGTGCCGATCATCACGTGCGAAAACATTCGCGCTTGTCCTCCCTGGAATTTCCGAACAGCCGTCGGATCGCGGCCAAGGTAGCGAGCGTCGATGGAAGAGGTAAGAGTTTTCTTCGAACGGCCTGTCAGCGGTAAAAGATGCTGCAGTCCGGCTTCCTCGCGGTGGAATTTGCTGCGCGGTCCCTAGCGCCAGCGCCGGTGCAGCCAGAGCCATTGCTCCGGATATTCGCGAATCCAGCCCTCGACGACCGAGGTGATGGCCTGCGTCGTGCCCTGGATGTCGATCTGACCGTCGGCCGTCCGCACCGGCTTCACTTCCTCCGATACTTCGGCACGGAAGCGGTTGCCGGGGAGGCGGATGATGCGGACGCCGTGCACCGGGCATTCGACCTGGCGCAAGAGGCGGGCCAGCATCGGATTGGCGCGGGTCTTGCGGCCGAAGAACGTCACCTCGACGCCGCCGGTCAGGTACTGATCGACCAGCATCGCGACGTGCTGGCCGTCCTTGAGCGCCTGGGCCAGCCGCAGCGGGGCGTCGCGGCCGGCCGGGACCAGGGTGCCCATCTTGACCTGCCGCATCTCCTGGATGATGCGGTCGGCGGCGGCGATGTTCGGGCGCCGATAGAGGATCGCCGTATCGAGCTTGTGCGCGACCGCGGCAAGCGCCGGCATCTCCCAGTTGGCGAGATGGCTCGCGAAGATCAGCGCCGGCTTGCCGTCGAGACGGAGCTGGTGAAACAGCTCGTGGGTGCGCGGCGACAGCTCGATGCGGCTGCGCTCCGGATGCTCCTCGTCGAAATCCCAGATCTTGTCGAGATGGGCGAACTCGGCGCCGACCCGGCCGAGATTGTCCCAGACGCCGGCGATGATGGTCTCGATCTCCTCGGGCGACTTCTCGGGGAAGGCCGCCGTGAGATTGTCGCGGGCGATGCGCTGCTCGCGCAGGCGCGGACCGATCCTCTGCGCCATCCGCGCGAACAGGTTGGCCGTCTTCTGCGGATCGAAATAGCGCGTCGTCCTGAGCATGCCGACCGTCAGCGCGCCGACGGCGGAAGCCCCGGCTGACTTCACGGCTCGGCGGATCACGAGCTTGGTCCTGAGGGGCAGGAGACTCATCGATGCCAGTGGCGGATCAGGCCGGTTCGCGCGTCAGGATCAGCGAGGCGTTCTGGCCGCCGAAGCCGAACGAGTTCGACATCACCGTGGTGACGCGCGCGTCGCGGGCCTTGTTGCCGACGACGTCGAACAGGATCGCGGGATCCGGGATGTCGTAGTTGATGGTCGGCGGTATCCGCTGATGCTCGAGCGTGAGCAGCGAGAAGATGGCCTCGACCGCGCCGGCCGCCGAGATCGTGTGTCCAACCATCGACTTGTTCGACGACACCGGGATCTTGCCGGTGTGCTCGCCGAACACGGCGGAGACCCCGACATATTCCATCTTGTCGTTCTCGGGCGTCGCCGTGCCGTGGGCGTTGATGTGGTCGATCTGCTCCGGCGCCATGCCGGCGTCGGCGAGCGCCTTGCGGATGCAGCCGATGATCGGCTTGCCGTCCGGCGAGGAGCGGGTGCGATGGAAGGAGTCGGTCAGCTCGCCGCAGCCGGCGACCACGCCGAGGATCGTCGCGCCGCGAGCAACCGCCGCGTCATAGCTCTCCAGCACAAGCGCGCCGGCGCCTTCGGCCATCACGAAGCCGTCGCGGTTCTTGGAGAACGGCTTCGAGGCAGCCTGCGGCGGGTCGTTCTGTGTCGACAGCGCCGACAGCAGCGAGAACCGCACGAGGCCTTCGGGATTCACGGAGCCCTCGGTGGCGGCGCACAGCGCGACATCGGTTTCGCCGCGCCGGATGGCCTCGACGCCGAGCTGGATCGCGGTGGCGCCGGAGGCGCAGGCGGTCGACAGCGAGATCGGCGAGCCCTTGGTACCGAACGTATCCGACAGCGAATCCGCGACCGAGCCGAACAGGAAGCGATGGTGATAGTTGACGAACTTGCCGCCGCCGCAGACCTTCAGGAGGTCGTCGTAGCTGAACCCGGTGCCGCCCACCTCGTGCGCGAGCTCGAGCCGTTGCGGCCACTCGATCTCGACTGGCGCGACCGCGAGAAACAAGGGGCCCGGAAAGTCGCCCTTCGAGCCGATGCCGGCTTGCGCGATCGCTTCCTCGACGGCCATGTGACCCAGCCGTTCGGAAAGCCCCGTGGACGTGAACGGAGCCACGGGGACGAAGTCGACCGTGCCGGCCATCGTCGTCTTCAGCCCGTCGATCGGGAAGCGCGTGATGGTGCGGATGCCGGACTCGCCGGCAACGAGCTTGCTCCAATTGTCCGACTTGCCGGCCCCGAGCGAGGTGACGATGCCCATCCCGGTCACGACCACGATGGGACGTCCAAACTTGTCGCGTGCACTCATGATGTCCCCCGTCGCGTCTCTCTAGGCCGTGCCGCGTTCACTTGACTGCTTCGACCAAGGCCATGCCTTCGCCGCGGTAATGGCCGGCACCGACCACGACGATCTGGGTCGGAGCCTCCTTCATCTCGCGCTCGACGCCCGAGGAGTCGCCCGGTGCGAACAGGGCACCGCGCGAGATCGAGAGCGCTGCGAGCGCAAGACCGAGGGCGAAGTGCGCCTCCATCGTATGGCCGAAGCGGGTCCCGCTCGAGCGTACCGCGAACGACTTGTGATGATCGAGGAACGCACGCTCCTCCGACGTCACGGGCTCGGCGCCGGTCGCGCCCGTGATGATCGCGCCGGGCGTCTCATGGACGTCGAGCGCCGACCACAGCCGGTCCAGCGTTCCGGTGACGGCGCCGGCTTCCTTGCGGCGGGCACGGTCGGCGACGACCTTGCTCAGTCGCGCGAGCGGCCTGGCCCCGCGTGCCTCGGCATGCGGCTTGGATTCCAGCACCAGGAATGCGCCGGCCGATCCGAGCGCGAAGCCCGGATGGTCCTGGCGGGCCCAGACCGGCTTGAACTCGTTCTTCAGGTTGTAGTCGCCGAACTCGTACAGCACGAGCAGGTCCTTGCGCTCGCCATTGTGCGAGCCGCCGATCAGCGCGATGTCGCTCTGGCCGCCGGCGATGCGCGCGAGCGCGATCTTGAAGGCGTCGACGCCGGCGACCTCTTCGCCCATGAAGGTGCGCGAGGTGCCGCACACGCCGTGCGAGATCGCGATGTTGCCGGCGAGCAGGTTCGACAGTTGCGCCAGGAACAGAGTGGGGCGCAGGTCGCTCATCAGCCGGTCGTTGAGGAAGCCGGGCGTGCAGTTGCCCTGCGCTTCGGCGTTGAGGATCGCGGTATCGACGGAGATGTCGCGCTCGCCGCCACCGGCGGCGACGATCATGTCCATCCGGGACAGGATGTCCTTGTTGCCCTTGAGGCCGGCGGAATCCAGCGCAAGCCCGGCGGCATAGGTGCCGATGCGCTGCCAGGCCTCCATCTGGCGCTGTTCCTTCTTGGGGATCTGCGCTTCCAGATTCACCTTGGCCCAGGGATGCACGATGTAGGGCGCGAAACCCTGCTCATCGACATTGATCTGGCCTGAGTTCAGGGCTTCCCAGTTCGCGTCGAGTCCCTCGCCGAGCGAGGTGGCAAGGCCGATACCGGTGATCCAGACTTCGACGGGCTCGGAGGTCACGGCTGTCTCATTCATCGCTGCAAGGCCTGTTGCGGAAAGCCGACGCGCTCGGCCACGGCGTCCATGTGTCCGCGCAGCTCCGGATTGGGGAAGGGGACATGGCTGAAGGTGAGCGTCGCGTTGGAGCGCAGCTTGCCATCGACCTTCACGCGCGCTTCGGTGATGGCGTAGCCGGACCCCTCATGCAGCACGTTGGCCTCGACGGTCAGCACCTCGCCGGGCGAGACGAAGCCGCGCATCTTGGCTTCCTTCACGGCGGCAAGGAACGGCATCCGCTCGAACTTCATCAGCGCGAGCAGCAGCCAGCCGGACGTCTGTGCCATGGACTCGATCAGGAGAACGCCGGGCATGATCGGATAGCCCGGAAAATGTCCTTCGAAGATCGTGCTCTCGGTAGGAACCTTGGCTTCGACGGTGATGGTCTTCTCGTCCAGTCTAAGGTCGAGAATGCGGTCGATGAGCAGGAAGTATTCGATCTGCATGGCGGGCGCTCAGGCGCCCTTGGCTGCGACCAGCTCGTCGATGCGGGCGCACAGGTTCTTCAGCACGAAATACTGCTCGGTGCTGGCTTTGCCGTCGTTGACTTCCTGCGTCCACTTCTCAAGCGGGAGCTTGATGCCGAAGGCCTTGTCGATCGCGAAAGCGATATCGAGGAAATCGAGGCTGTCGATGCCCAGATCGTCGATGGCATGGCTATCCGGCGTGATCGTGTCGCGCGGGATGTCGCAGGTTTCAGCGATGATCGTGGCGACCTGATCGAATGTTGAGGACATCACTAAGCCTTTGATATTTTGGAACTAATCCGATGTGGGGCGACGAGAGGACACCGCGCCCCCGGGGGCGTCTGATGCGCGCCCTTTTACCCCCGTCGCCGAGGAGTCGTGTGCCCGTATATCGGAGCGCCGCGGTGAGTTCAATGGAGCCGGACACGGCGGTTGTGGCGGGATTGTGATACGCTGTCAGCCGCGGCTCCGCCGCAGCCCGCAGCGGCTCAGGGCGTGTAGGTCTCGGTGATGAGGCGGGCGCAGTCGCGCCGTCCGGTCAGGAGGCAATCCTGGGTCTTGCGCAGATCCGCAATGCTCATCGCCAGCCAGATGCCGATGGCGGTCAGCGCGACCGTGAAGGCGATGGCGGCGATGTTGGCCAGGATGCGGTGGCGGAAATCGTCGGGCTCCTCGCGCGGCTGCTCATAGCGGGAGAGGTCGAGCGGCGCCGGCTCGCGCCGGTGCAGCGGGATGGGCGGACTGCCGCCCTCGGCCACGCGCCGCGCCGGACCGTTGCGGGGCCGGAACGGCACCACGCGATGCTCTTCCTCCGCTGCAATGGGGCGCTGGGTCTTCATGCTCGACTCCGATGCTCCTTCTTAGCACGCGGGCGCAACCTCTCACAAAGAAACTTTGCCATGGCCGGGCTGCATCAGGAGCGTGCCTCGCTCTCTGGATGTGTCCGCTCGGCGCACGTCGGGCCCGTGTTGGAACCGGCCACGGCCGCCGGGTTTCGGATGCGCTGCAATAGCCGGCCAGACGTGGCATAATGCCGGCCTGCGAACGGTATCGTTCGTGATTCATCGGAGCTCACGCATGGCCAATACAAGGGAGCCGCTGCTGCATCCCGTGCCGATCACGTCGCTGCGGCCGACGCAGATGACGGTCGGCATGCGCGAGGTGAAGGAGAAGCGCGAGCGCTGGCGCGAGCACAAATCCACCAAGAAGCAGGCCGAGCTGCTCGGCAAGCACATGATCCCGGTCGTGCTCGGACCGGACAAGCGGCACTACGTGGTCGACCACCATCACCTGGCCCGCGCGCTCCATGACGAGGGCGTCAAGGACGTGCTGGTCACCGTGATCGGCGATCTCACGATGGTCGATCGCGACGCGTTCTGGGGCGTGATGGACAACAAGCGCTGGGTCTATCCCTATGACTCCAAGGGCGAGCGGCGGCATTTCAAGGACCTGCCCAAGTCGGTGGCGGATCTGAAGGACGATCCGTTCCGCAGCCTCGCCGGCGAGCTGCGCCGGGCTGGAGGCTTTGCCAAGGACACCACGCCGTTCAGCGAGTTCCTGTGGGCCGACTTCCTGCGCCGCAAGGTCAAGCGCAAGACGGTCGAGACGCATTTCGCCGCGGCCATGGAGCACGCGCTGGCGCTGGCCAAGAGCCATGATGCGGTCTATCTGCCCGGCTGGTGCGGGCCGGCGTCGGACGACTGATCGCCTCACGTCGCCTTCGGCAGCCGCCCCATCAGATAGAACTCGTCATTGGGGCGCATGCCGGTGACGTTGGCCATCCGGTTGGACAGCGCGAAGAACGCTGCGATCGCGGCGATGTCCCAGATGTCGTCGTCGCTGAAGCCGTGGCCGGCCAGCGCCGTGAAATCGGCATCGCCGACGGTCTGCGCCTGCAGCGCGACCTTCATCGCGAAGTCGAGCATGGCGCGCTGCCGCGGCGTGATGTCCGCCTTGCGGTAGTTGGCGGCAATCTGATCGGCAATCAGCGGATTCTTGGCGCGGATGCGCAGGATCGCGCCATGCGCGATCACGCAATACTGGCACTGGTTGGCGCTCGATGTCGCCACCACGATCATCTCGCGCTCGGCCTTGCTCAGGCCGCCGTCCTTGTCCATCAGCGCGTCGTGATAGGCGAAGAAGGCGCGGAATTCGTCCGGCCGATGCGCCAGCGTCAGGAAGACGTTCGGCACGAAACCGCTCTTCTCCTGCACGCCGAGCAGCCGCGTGCGGATGTCCTCGGGCAGCGCGTCGATCGCGGGGACGGGGAAGCGGCTGATGGGAGCTTGCGTCATGGCAACGGGTCCGGGATGGCGTGTCAGGGAGCGAACCTTAGTCGATCGCGGCGAGGGCGCAACGGGTCCAGCTCAGTTCAACACCTCTACGGTGGCGGAGCGGCCCGCGACCAGCTCGCTGCGCTCCGGTACGTCGTCGAGCGCGATGCGCACGGGAACGCGCTGCGCCAGCCGCACCCAGTTGAAGGTCGGATTGACATTGGCGAGCAGGCTTGCGCCCTCGGCGCGGTCGCGATCCTCGATGCCGGCAGCGACGCTCTCGACATGCCCGGTCAGCTGCTGCCCGGTCCCCATCAGGCGGATCCGTACCGGCGCGCCGATGCGGATGCGCGGCAGCTTGGTCTCCTCGAAATAGCCTTCGACGTGCAGCGTATCGGTATCGACCAGCGCCATGACGCCTTTGCCCGCGCTGACATAGGTCCCAGGACGCAGATCCATGTTGGTGATGACGCCGTTGACTGGGGCATGCACCTCGCTGCGGTCGAGATTGAGCTTGGCGACCGCCTGGTCCGCCAGCGCCTGATCATAGGAGGCCTGCGCCTGCTGCTGCGTAGCGAACACCTGTTCCTGCTTCTGTTGCGACACGGCCTCGGTGGTCAGCGACTGGTAGCGGTTGAGGTCGGCATTGGCCTGGTTGAGGGTTGCGAGCCGGCCGGCCACGACCGCGTCGGCCTGCTGCAAAGCGAGCTTGAAGCGGGCGCGGTCGATCCTGAAAATCACGTCGCCCTGATGCACCGGCTGGTTGTCGCGCACCAGCACCTCGGTCACGAAGCCCGACACGTCGGGCGCGACCTGGACGATGTCGGCGCGCACGCGGCCGTCGCGGGTCCAGGGCGCCTTGATGTAGTAGCCCCAGAGAAAGAAGCCCACCACGATGGCGAGAGCCAGGGCGGCGAGCGTCATCGCGACGCGGCCGAGCAGGCCGATCATGTTTCTCACGAGAGCAGCTCCGCTGAGAGATAGACGACGCCTCCGAGAAGGCAGATGAACAGCGCAAAATCGAACAGCGCGCGATGCCAGACCAGGCGATAGAAGCCGGTCCGCTGCAGGCCTGCGCCGAGGAGCCGTGACGCGCCATAGGCCAGCACGAGCCACAGCAGCAGCGACGGAACGAGCACGCCGGCCAGGTCGATCTCGTACCTCATGCCACGAGACTCCGCAGATCGGCTTCGCCAGCCGGGTAGGCCGGCGCAGCCGGGAACAGCCCCATGCGAATGCCGACGAGGCCGATCAGCGCATCTTCCTGCGCCTGCGCCTTCGGCTCATCGAGCGTCCTGGCCAATGCGGCATCGATCGAGGCGAGCAATGCCGGCGCCATCGGCCGCGCCGGCTGAACTCGGCACGCAGCCGCGAGCCGGTCGAGCATCGCGTCGATGGCGGCCAAGGTCGCGGCAGTCAGGCTGTGACGCGCGCGGCGGAGGTCGATGATGTTGAGGCCGACCCGGATCTGGCCGAGATTGTCGAGGGTGCGGCGATCATCCTCGGGGATCGACGCGAAGCGTTGTGCGAGCAGGCCGAGGCGATCCAGCATCAGACCGACGAAGGCCGCGCGATCGTGGTGACCGCGCCGCTCCGCGGTGAGCGCCAGCGTTTCCCAGCTGGAGCGGAGCAGCCGCTGCGCGATCCATTCGGCGCGCGCCGAGCGCACCAGGCGGGTGAGGACCACCGCGGCGATCATCCCGACCATGAACGCGATCGCCGAATTGGCGTAGCTCTGGAAGTCCGCGGCATAGGTCGACTGCAGCGCCAGCAAGGTCGCGCCATTGGCGCCGAGCGCCATGCCGATCGGGGTCGTCCGGGGACGCGCGATCAGGATGCCGAACAGCAGAAAGGCCGGCGCCAAGCTGGCGATCAGCATCTCGACGTCGGAGATCGCTGGAATGATCGCGAACAGGTACACCGCATCGATCACGATGGCGACCAGCGACCACGCCGCGAAACGGACGATGCTGGGCGCAGGATCATCCTGGGCGGCGAAGAACGAGCAGGCGACCGCGGCCATCATCGGCGCCGAGGCGCCGTCGGTCCATCCTGTCGCGATCCAGAACGCGCAGCAGACCAGGATGGCGACCACCACGCCCGCGGCCGACCACAAAGCCAGCGCGTGATCGCGGTGCCGCGCCGGGGCGATGCCTTCCTCGGTCCGCAAGGCGAGTGGAACGTCCGATGTGTCCTGGTCCGCCGCGATCGCGACACTGAGGGTGCGGCAGTCATCGGAGATGTCGACCAGCTCGCGCAGCCGGATCAGCAGGCTTGCCGTGACGATCTGCTCCCAGGACGATTCTGCGTGAAGGGAGGGCTGCAGCGCCGCGATGGCGCCGCGGAGCTGCGCGGCCGGCTCGCGATGGTGGGTTTCGTCCACGATCCAGCGGGCCAAGCGCTGCAGCAGTTCTGCCAGCTGTGGCGCAATGTGTCCCTCGAGAGCGGCCAGACGGTCGTGAACCGAGCCGAGCAGCGGGAGCAGCAGCTGCATGTGCAGCCGCAGCGCCCGCAAGCCGCGAACGGCATTGTGATCGGCCAGCCGGTCGAAGGCGAGATGCGTGGCGAGCGTGTCGATCTCGAGCGCCTCGGCGGCGAGGCCGAGACGGCGGGCCCGGTCGTCCCAGGTGCCGCCTTGTCCGAGCAGCACGTCGCGGCTCAGGCGGCGTGCATCCCGGAGCCAGTTGTCGACCTTGGCCGCGACCGCCGGCGCAGCACTGCGCGGAAAGACGATCGTCGACACCAGCGTGGCGCAGACGATGCCGAGCGTGATCTCCTGCGACCGCGCCACCGCGACATCGAAGATGCTGCCGGGGTCGGTGACGGCCGGAAAACCGATCAGCGCGAGCGTGTAGCCCGCCAGCATGAACAGGTAGCTGCGGGGTGTGCGGTGGAGCAGCGATACGTAAAGGCAGGCGCCGGTCCACAGCGCCACCACGAGGCAGAGCAGCTCCGGTGCATTGACGAAATTGGGCACGATCGCAACGGAGGCCGCGGCTCCGGCGAGCGTTCCGAGCACGCGGTAGAACGCCTTCGACGCCGTTGCGCCCGCCAGCGGCTGCGACGTGATGTAGACGGTCGCCATCGCCCAATATGGCCGGGGCAGGTCGATCCACAGCGCGATCAGCAGCGCCAGCATGGCCGCGCCGAACGTCTTGAGTGAGAATGCGAGGTCCGGGCCCCGCACCGAAAATGACGTCATGTCCGGCATGAGGCACCAGGATCGACCGGCGCGGCTTCGTGCAGCCGCTTCATGCGCTGCTCGATGCGATGCAAAACGTCGTAGGCAACCGCGAGGTCCTCCGGCGAGATGTCTTTCAGCAGAAAGCCTCTCACCCGCCGCAGCACCCCCTCGATCTCATCGGCCTTCGCTTCGCCCTTCGCGGTCAGATGCAGTGTCTTGGCGCGGCGGTCGGTGGGATCCTCGCGTCGTTCCACCAGCTGCTCGGTCTGCAGCAGGTCGATCAAACGGACCAGCGAGGGGCCTTCGATGCCGACGTCCTCGGCCAGGGCGCCCTGGCGAATGCCGGCGTTGTTCCGCCTGCCGTGTCTGGCCAAGGCGCGGAGCGGGTGGGCGGTGGCCTGCGACAGGCCGTGATCCACCAGCGCCCGATCGGCCTCACGTCGCCATAGCCGCGCGAGGCGGGCGATGAGAAGTCCGAATTCCGATTGGATCGTCTGGGCAGAAGTCATGTCGTTTAGATAGGAAGATAATCATTAGCTTACAATCGATTCGGCCGAAGATGGGGTATGTTGGGCTGGGGTAGCTGGAGCTGGTTCCCCGGCTTCGACAGGAACTCGCCGCCGCTCAGCGCAGCGGCTTCTTCAGCAGCGAGAAGCGGTCGGGGTCGAGACCCATCGACGGCTGCAGCATCGGCGCGTCCAGCGAGGCGGACATCGCGCCGCGATCTCCGAGACTGCTGGCGCCGCCGTCGCCGCTCGCGGCATCGCGGCTCGAGGTCGCGCCGCGCCAGCGTTCCAGCACGGCGCTGACGAAATGCATGTCGTGTCCGGCATTGACGGAGCGGACGGTCGCGATCGTCGCTTCGCTGCGCGGCAGTTGATGCAGCGGCACCTCCTTGAAGCGCAGCCGGGTCGGTAGCGCGACGCCTTCGCCGAAGGCCAGCACTTCGCGGGTGCCGAGCGAGGGCACGAAGGACAGCAGGTTGGCGGCGGCGTCCGAGACCGCGGAGCGCAGCAGCGACTGGTCGCGCTCGTTGGCCAAGCGCATCGTGAACAGCGTGTTGCACTGGGAGATGATGGTGGCGTCGAGCTCGGCCGGCCGCTGGGTGATCAGGCCGAGATAGACGCCGTATTTGCGGCCTTCCTTGGCGATGCGCGAGATCGCCTTGCGGGTCGGCCCGAAGCCGATCGAGCGGTCGGCGGAGGCGTAGCGGTGGGCTTCTTCGCAGACGAACAGCAGCGGCGAGACGCCATCGCTCCACAGCCCGAAATCGAACGCCATGCGGCACACCACCGACACGACGGAATCGACCACCTCGGCCGGGAAACCGGCGAGCTGCATCACTGTCATCGGCCGGCCGTTGGCGGGCAGGCGGAACAGATGGCTGATGACCTCGGCCATGGTGTCGCCGCCGACATTGGCGTTGTCGAACATGAAGGCGTAGCGCGGGTCGTTGCGCACGGTCTCGATGCGCGAGATCAGCTTGTGATAGATGATGCGCGAGGAGCGGTTCTCGAGCTTGCCCATGCGCTCGTCGATCAGGTTGATCAGGTCGACGAGGCGATAGGGCACCGGCGTATCGACCGTGTAGCCGACGGTCTTGGGATCGACGCGCTTCAGCCCGATGCGGTCCGTGTTCTGGTACTGGGTGTAGATGCCCTTGGCCAGCGGAATGACCTCGGCGAGGATGTCGAGCTCTTCCGGCACGCCGGGCCGGCCGCCGAACAGGACGTCGACGATCTCCTCGAAATTGAACAGCCAGAACGGCAGCTTCAGATTGCGCGGGTTCAGCACCAGCGCGCGCTCGCCGAAGCAGCGGCCATATTCGTTGTGGACGTCGAGCAGGAAGATGCGCAGGTTCGGCCGGGCCTTGAGGATCTCGTTGAGCAGCAGCGAGACGCCGGTGGATTTGCCGACGCCGGTCGATCCCAGCACGGCGAAGTGCTTCGACAGCATTTCCTCGACATTGACGCAGGCCCGCACCGTGGTGTCCTGCTGCAGCGCGCCGATGTCGATGTGGTCTCCCGCCGTCGGCGTGTAGATCGTGCGCAGCTCCTGGCTGGTGATCATCTCGACCGCGTCGCCGATGGTCGGATAATGCGTGACGCCGCGCTGGAACTTGGGCCGGTCGGCGGGCCCGAGAATCTCGCCGAGCAGGTCCACCGACGCCGTCGCGACGTATTCGCTGGCCTGCGAGAGGTCTTCGCTGGTGACCTCGGTGATGATCGCGATGATCGTGGCGCTCGGGCAGCGAATGCTGATGAAACGGCCGACCGTCGCGCGGACATCGGAGACGGTCATCTGCTGGGTCGACAGAATGCCGACGCGGGCCAGGGAGCCTCGCACCGAGATCACGCGTCCGAAGGATGTCACGGTCATGAAACCTGTGGTGATGTGTTGAGCTGACACCTTCTCTGCAGGGACTGGAAAATTTGTTAAGCGGCTCACAGTTGAGGGGCCCTCAGCGCCCGCCGGTGCGATTCAAGGCCTGTTCGCCGGGTCGCGAAAGCGGCTTCTCAAAGCGACGTAACGCATTGGGGCATAACGCTTTCTGCGTCCTGCGCTAAACCATCGCACGAGCCGATCCGATTTACGTTCGATTCACCATCTTTAAGGCTGCTTCGGATGTTGGCCCGGATCGGGGAACGCTGCGCCTATGTGCCAGTCCGGCCGCCGGTGGCTCCCCGGCCGCGCGGGGATTTGATCGCGGTCAATCTGGAATTCCTGGCGGCCGGTTATAGTCTTCGCGTCAAGCGCGAGGGGGCGGATGCCGGCCGATCTCGTCGAACGCAATGGTCGCGCCCATGCCGCCAGAGAACGATCCTCGCGTGAAGCAGGAGGATGAAGTCATGGCTGAACCCACCAAGCTGCCCGTCAATACCGAGAATGCCAACGCGCCATCCGTGCAGGGATGGCGGCCGTTCGAGAACCTGCGCCGCGAGATCGATCGCGTGTTCGAGGACTTCCACGGCGGAATCTGGCGCACGCCGTCGCTGTTCGATTCGTTGCCGAGCCTGGCGCGGGCGCGGTCCTTTGCCGTGGCGCCGGCGGTCGACGTTGCCGAACACGCCAACGCCTATGAGGTCTCGGCCGAGCTGCCGGGGCTCGACGAGAAGAACGTCGAGGTGAAAGTCGCCAACGGCGTGCTGTCGATCAGGGGCGAGAAGCAGGAGGACAAGGAGGAGAAGAAGAAG
Protein-coding sequences here:
- a CDS encoding 3-hydroxyacyl-ACP dehydratase FabZ family protein gives rise to the protein MQIEYFLLIDRILDLRLDEKTITVEAKVPTESTIFEGHFPGYPIMPGVLLIESMAQTSGWLLLALMKFERMPFLAAVKEAKMRGFVSPGEVLTVEANVLHEGSGYAITEARVKVDGKLRSNATLTFSHVPFPNPELRGHMDAVAERVGFPQQALQR
- a CDS encoding ParB-like protein; amino-acid sequence: MANTREPLLHPVPITSLRPTQMTVGMREVKEKRERWREHKSTKKQAELLGKHMIPVVLGPDKRHYVVDHHHLARALHDEGVKDVLVTVIGDLTMVDRDAFWGVMDNKRWVYPYDSKGERRHFKDLPKSVADLKDDPFRSLAGELRRAGGFAKDTTPFSEFLWADFLRRKVKRKTVETHFAAAMEHALALAKSHDAVYLPGWCGPASDD
- a CDS encoding beta-ketoacyl-ACP synthase; the encoded protein is MNETAVTSEPVEVWITGIGLATSLGEGLDANWEALNSGQINVDEQGFAPYIVHPWAKVNLEAQIPKKEQRQMEAWQRIGTYAAGLALDSAGLKGNKDILSRMDMIVAAGGGERDISVDTAILNAEAQGNCTPGFLNDRLMSDLRPTLFLAQLSNLLAGNIAISHGVCGTSRTFMGEEVAGVDAFKIALARIAGGQSDIALIGGSHNGERKDLLVLYEFGDYNLKNEFKPVWARQDHPGFALGSAGAFLVLESKPHAEARGARPLARLSKVVADRARRKEAGAVTGTLDRLWSALDVHETPGAIITGATGAEPVTSEERAFLDHHKSFAVRSSGTRFGHTMEAHFALGLALAALSISRGALFAPGDSSGVEREMKEAPTQIVVVGAGHYRGEGMALVEAVK
- a CDS encoding peroxidase-related enzyme (This protein belongs to a clade of uncharacterized proteins related to peroxidases such as the alkylhydroperoxidase AhpD.), translating into MTQAPISRFPVPAIDALPEDIRTRLLGVQEKSGFVPNVFLTLAHRPDEFRAFFAYHDALMDKDGGLSKAEREMIVVATSSANQCQYCVIAHGAILRIRAKNPLIADQIAANYRKADITPRQRAMLDFAMKVALQAQTVGDADFTALAGHGFSDDDIWDIAAIAAFFALSNRMANVTGMRPNDEFYLMGRLPKAT
- a CDS encoding acyl carrier protein, with the protein product MSSTFDQVATIIAETCDIPRDTITPDSHAIDDLGIDSLDFLDIAFAIDKAFGIKLPLEKWTQEVNDGKASTEQYFVLKNLCARIDELVAAKGA
- a CDS encoding VOC family protein — translated: MFSHVMIGTNDLDKAKVFYDKLLGTLGVRPARVDGHRIFYITPTGIFSVSKPINGEAATPANGGTIGFACSSPEQADAWHAAGLEAGGTTCENPPGIREGSAGKLYLAYLRDLDGNKLCAMHRLA
- a CDS encoding lipid A biosynthesis lauroyl acyltransferase produces the protein MSLLPLRTKLVIRRAVKSAGASAVGALTVGMLRTTRYFDPQKTANLFARMAQRIGPRLREQRIARDNLTAAFPEKSPEEIETIIAGVWDNLGRVGAEFAHLDKIWDFDEEHPERSRIELSPRTHELFHQLRLDGKPALIFASHLANWEMPALAAVAHKLDTAILYRRPNIAAADRIIQEMRQVKMGTLVPAGRDAPLRLAQALKDGQHVAMLVDQYLTGGVEVTFFGRKTRANPMLARLLRQVECPVHGVRIIRLPGNRFRAEVSEEVKPVRTADGQIDIQGTTQAITSVVEGWIREYPEQWLWLHRRWR
- a CDS encoding beta-ketoacyl-ACP synthase, producing MMSARDKFGRPIVVVTGMGIVTSLGAGKSDNWSKLVAGESGIRTITRFPIDGLKTTMAGTVDFVPVAPFTSTGLSERLGHMAVEEAIAQAGIGSKGDFPGPLFLAVAPVEIEWPQRLELAHEVGGTGFSYDDLLKVCGGGKFVNYHHRFLFGSVADSLSDTFGTKGSPISLSTACASGATAIQLGVEAIRRGETDVALCAATEGSVNPEGLVRFSLLSALSTQNDPPQAASKPFSKNRDGFVMAEGAGALVLESYDAAVARGATILGVVAGCGELTDSFHRTRSSPDGKPIIGCIRKALADAGMAPEQIDHINAHGTATPENDKMEYVGVSAVFGEHTGKIPVSSNKSMVGHTISAAGAVEAIFSLLTLEHQRIPPTINYDIPDPAILFDVVGNKARDARVTTVMSNSFGFGGQNASLILTREPA